Proteins from a single region of Chromobacterium sp. ATCC 53434:
- a CDS encoding MFS transporter yields MSARPEWNGTPLVAAATRPAMGLVFAILALDVLGVGLAMPVLPTLIAGLAKLSPERVSLMLGIAIASYSAMQFLCAPLLGALSDRYGRRVVLLIALVGMAVSNWIVAFAGGLASLLIGRALAGAAAANVSTVMAYIADVSDGERRTHLYGSAGSVIAVGLVAGPIAGGWLASFNPHLPFVAAGLLAALNALGGALYLPESLRPENRRAFDWRRAQPVGSLLALFRNRALRPYLLASVSTWAAYGVFQSCFVLANEARYGWSVVDASWALAALAFGMAVSQRFLVRRLTARLSGRAIIVLGYGCCCGAYLCYFAAAAPWLTYAGIAMQALGLVAEPAMRGELSRHASGRHQGELQGGLASLLSLVGAVAPLFGASAFAAAVRAGGGAAAAAGWPFAIGAALYVLALAPLARRPATDGADPR; encoded by the coding sequence ATGAGCGCGCGACCGGAGTGGAACGGAACGCCGCTGGTCGCGGCGGCGACCAGGCCTGCGATGGGTCTGGTCTTTGCGATTCTCGCCTTGGATGTGCTCGGAGTAGGCTTGGCGATGCCCGTGCTGCCGACGCTGATCGCGGGGCTGGCCAAGCTGTCGCCCGAGCGGGTTTCGCTGATGCTTGGCATCGCGATCGCGTCGTACTCGGCGATGCAGTTTCTGTGCGCGCCCTTGCTAGGCGCGCTCAGCGACCGGTACGGACGCCGCGTCGTGCTGCTGATCGCGCTGGTCGGCATGGCGGTTAGCAACTGGATCGTCGCGTTTGCCGGCGGCCTGGCGTCGTTGCTGATCGGGCGGGCGCTGGCCGGCGCCGCCGCGGCGAATGTGTCGACGGTGATGGCATACATCGCCGACGTCAGCGATGGCGAGCGCCGTACGCATCTGTACGGCAGCGCCGGCAGCGTCATCGCCGTCGGCCTGGTGGCCGGGCCGATCGCGGGAGGCTGGCTCGCATCGTTCAACCCGCATTTGCCTTTCGTGGCGGCAGGCCTGCTGGCCGCGCTCAATGCGCTGGGCGGCGCCTTGTATCTGCCGGAGAGCCTGCGGCCCGAGAATCGGCGAGCGTTCGATTGGCGGCGCGCTCAGCCGGTCGGCAGTTTGCTTGCCTTGTTCCGCAATCGCGCGCTGCGTCCGTATCTGTTGGCGTCGGTTTCGACATGGGCGGCATACGGCGTGTTCCAGAGTTGCTTTGTGCTGGCGAACGAGGCGCGCTATGGATGGAGCGTCGTCGACGCTTCCTGGGCGTTGGCGGCGCTCGCGTTCGGAATGGCGGTGTCGCAGCGGTTTCTCGTGCGTCGGTTGACCGCCAGGCTGAGCGGCCGGGCGATCATTGTGCTGGGTTATGGCTGCTGCTGCGGCGCGTATCTGTGCTACTTCGCGGCGGCGGCGCCCTGGCTGACTTATGCGGGGATTGCCATGCAGGCCCTGGGGCTGGTTGCCGAGCCGGCCATGCGCGGCGAGCTGTCGCGCCATGCTTCCGGTCGGCATCAGGGCGAGCTTCAGGGCGGGCTGGCATCGTTGTTGAGCCTGGTCGGCGCGGTTGCGCCTCTCTTCGGCGCGTCCGCGTTTGCCGCAGCGGTACGCGCGGGCGGCGGCGCGGCGGCCGCGGCGGGCTGGCCGTTTGCGATCGGCGCGGCGCTGTATGTCCTGGCCCTGGCGCCGCTGGCGCGGAGGCCGGCGACCGACGGCGCGGACCCGAGATAG
- a CDS encoding LuxR C-terminal-related transcriptional regulator has product MLNEWQDVYHGIEKATSLPDLADTASRAVAKIGFSHWLFEVRSICSAPEPAIFSDCTQAATWIRYYKEADLFPGCSPIYAALRKKGLAEWTDGARFVLTQCSWIGADSPALFSMGRETTPVMAEEKATMAPYIAWLAGALHAKFITLPAASSWAHNSSSLTEREREMLRWTALGKTAEEVASIVGLSARTVYFHLKNAMLKLNASNTLQAVVKSIVLGLI; this is encoded by the coding sequence ATGCTAAATGAATGGCAGGACGTTTATCATGGCATTGAAAAGGCAACATCGTTGCCAGATCTGGCCGATACCGCTTCGCGCGCCGTCGCGAAGATTGGTTTTTCCCACTGGTTGTTCGAAGTCCGGTCGATTTGCTCCGCCCCCGAGCCGGCCATCTTTTCCGACTGCACCCAAGCGGCGACCTGGATCAGGTATTACAAGGAAGCCGACCTGTTCCCCGGCTGTAGCCCCATCTATGCCGCGCTCAGAAAAAAAGGCCTCGCCGAATGGACGGATGGCGCCCGATTTGTTCTGACGCAATGCAGCTGGATCGGCGCCGATAGCCCAGCCTTGTTCTCCATGGGACGCGAAACCACGCCGGTGATGGCCGAGGAAAAGGCGACCATGGCGCCGTACATCGCTTGGCTTGCCGGCGCGCTGCATGCGAAGTTCATCACGCTCCCCGCCGCGTCGTCATGGGCGCACAACAGCAGCAGCCTCACCGAACGCGAACGGGAGATGCTGCGCTGGACGGCCCTCGGCAAAACCGCCGAGGAAGTCGCGTCCATCGTCGGGCTATCCGCGCGCACCGTCTATTTCCATTTAAAAAACGCGATGCTGAAGCTTAATGCGTCCAACACGCTGCAGGCGGTGGTCAAGTCCATCGTGCTTGGCCTGATCTGA
- a CDS encoding amidohydrolase family protein, whose protein sequence is MTATQRIDVHQHVVPPFWAEALPAHGGDPSGWKSPEWSPQSAIAFMDGQGIATGILSLTAPGVQGWSGQAKLDMARRVNEYTAGLVECHPDRFGNFATVPLPDIAGSLREIEFAFDALHADGVVLLSNYNGQYLGDPAFEPVWAELNRRRATVFIHPGKPGIDAIAGMPGPLVDYPFDTTRTAVQMTLNGTLTRHPDINVILSHAGGFLPYASHRFAELAPGVRDDIPSSEELLRLFQRFYFDTALSSSPATLPGLTAFAGIGHILYGSDYPYAPASVGASFTAKLDACAELSPAAHAAINHRNALPLFPRLAKIGGLSSQG, encoded by the coding sequence ATGACCGCTACTCAACGCATCGATGTCCACCAGCATGTCGTCCCACCGTTCTGGGCTGAAGCCCTGCCCGCCCATGGCGGCGACCCTTCCGGTTGGAAAAGCCCGGAATGGAGCCCGCAAAGCGCCATCGCCTTCATGGACGGCCAGGGCATCGCCACCGGCATTCTGTCGCTGACCGCCCCCGGCGTGCAGGGCTGGTCCGGCCAAGCCAAGCTGGACATGGCCCGCCGCGTCAATGAATACACCGCCGGTTTGGTGGAATGCCATCCCGACCGCTTCGGCAATTTCGCCACCGTGCCGCTGCCGGACATAGCAGGCTCGCTGCGGGAGATCGAATTTGCTTTCGATGCGCTGCACGCGGACGGCGTGGTGCTGCTCAGCAATTACAACGGACAATATCTGGGCGATCCGGCATTCGAACCGGTATGGGCCGAACTGAATCGGCGGCGCGCCACCGTGTTCATCCACCCGGGCAAGCCCGGCATCGACGCCATCGCCGGCATGCCCGGACCGCTGGTGGACTACCCCTTCGACACCACCCGCACCGCGGTGCAGATGACGCTGAACGGCACATTGACCCGCCATCCGGACATAAACGTCATTCTGTCCCATGCCGGCGGCTTTCTGCCGTACGCGTCCCATCGCTTCGCCGAACTGGCCCCGGGCGTACGCGACGATATCCCGTCAAGCGAGGAACTGCTGCGCCTGTTCCAGCGCTTCTACTTCGATACCGCGCTGTCCTCCAGTCCGGCGACCCTCCCCGGCCTGACCGCCTTCGCCGGCATCGGCCACATCCTGTACGGCAGCGACTACCCCTACGCGCCGGCATCGGTCGGGGCATCGTTCACCGCCAAGCTGGATGCATGCGCCGAGCTGTCTCCGGCGGCACATGCCGCGATCAACCACCGCAACGCGCTACCCCTGTTCCCGCGACTGGCCAAAATCGGCGGTTTATCGTCACAAGGCTGA
- a CDS encoding LysR family transcriptional regulator yields MELRHLRYFLTLADEGHFGRAAEKLHIVQPALSAQIRSLEEELGVTLFARSTRKVELSDAGRILLIEARRTVEQAERAKSVMRRAARGETGVVRIGFVGNAVAAGRLSDDLLAFHAAWPDVAVDLHEMAPAAQLEAILSAIARNWAIRFRPACRPGRRGAGIGRWRWGRGMPWPRIAHCACPTCGSSRSSFMPPMATMRGSC; encoded by the coding sequence ATGGAACTACGCCATCTACGCTATTTCCTGACGCTTGCCGACGAGGGCCATTTCGGCCGGGCCGCCGAAAAACTGCATATCGTCCAGCCGGCATTGAGCGCCCAGATCCGATCGTTGGAAGAGGAGCTGGGCGTCACGCTGTTTGCGCGCAGCACGCGCAAGGTGGAGTTGTCCGACGCCGGACGGATTTTGTTGATCGAAGCCAGGCGGACGGTGGAGCAGGCCGAGCGCGCCAAGAGCGTGATGCGCCGCGCCGCGCGCGGCGAAACCGGCGTGGTGAGGATAGGTTTCGTCGGCAATGCCGTCGCGGCGGGCCGTTTGTCGGACGATTTGCTGGCCTTTCATGCCGCCTGGCCGGATGTGGCGGTGGACTTGCATGAAATGGCGCCGGCGGCGCAGTTGGAGGCGATTCTGTCGGCTATTGCCCGCAATTGGGCCATTCGCTTCCGGCCGGCTTGCAGGCCAGGCCGGCGGGGAGCTGGCATTGGGAGGTGGCGATGGGGGCGCGGCATGCCTTGGCCGCGCATCGCTCATTGCGCGTGTCCGACTTGCGGGAGCAGTCGTTCATCGTTTATGCCGCCGATGGCGACGATGAGGGGCAGTTGCTGA
- a CDS encoding LysR substrate-binding domain-containing protein, with product MGARHALAAHRSLRVSDLREQSFIVYAADGDDEGQLLMLRQLLGDEPRIAYKVGSTMSVLALAAAGLGLALVPAPVRKMAAPNLVYRRLTERSPLVSELAAISRAGGEWGAAQRYLDMLDG from the coding sequence ATGGGGGCGCGGCATGCCTTGGCCGCGCATCGCTCATTGCGCGTGTCCGACTTGCGGGAGCAGTCGTTCATCGTTTATGCCGCCGATGGCGACGATGAGGGGCAGTTGCTGATGTTGCGCCAGCTATTGGGCGACGAACCGCGCATCGCCTATAAGGTGGGCAGCACCATGTCGGTGCTGGCCTTGGCGGCGGCGGGCTTGGGCCTGGCCCTGGTGCCCGCGCCGGTGCGCAAAATGGCGGCGCCTAATCTCGTTTATCGCCGTCTGACGGAGCGCTCGCCGCTGGTGTCTGAATTGGCGGCGATCAGCCGGGCCGGCGGCGAGTGGGGCGCGGCGCAGCGCTATCTGGACATGCTGGATGGCTGA
- a CDS encoding PrpF domain-containing protein, whose protein sequence is MKPQMKPPSPTLRPYRAFGIWHYPVHLMRGGTSSGLVLPGALIPEEPALRDELLRHLMGVPLHGELPGNKQLTGLGRGTPTSNKVFLVDQEEADGQFRLISTLAQLAAHTDAIDWRVNCGNLSSALPLWALDMGWLNPDADGLCRIRIRNTNTGVISDASMSMEADQRLRSAAIPGVEGLWPEVHLYLNHPVGAKTGQLLPTGSARDVIDGVEVSCVDVAVPMVLIRAADLGKTAQESPADLQSDPDFMAALRRLWVKAALKMRLRDASGRLLDERELALSETLPKVAILAPGHGEARLCVRYFTPQQAHASLAVSGACCIASACLVPGTIAHELAAMELPAQNDDFRTEIALANPAGLLRARVEAEMDGMRIDILRVAYQRNTQILQRGHVPLYRASAALAAALARIQ, encoded by the coding sequence ATGAAGCCGCAGATGAAGCCGCCCTCTCCCACCCTTCGCCCTTACCGTGCCTTCGGCATTTGGCATTACCCGGTGCATCTGATGCGCGGCGGCACATCCAGCGGGCTTGTCCTACCCGGCGCGCTCATCCCTGAAGAGCCGGCGCTGCGCGACGAACTGCTTCGCCATCTGATGGGCGTCCCCCTGCATGGAGAACTGCCGGGAAATAAGCAACTGACCGGCCTGGGACGCGGCACGCCGACGAGCAACAAGGTGTTTCTGGTCGATCAGGAAGAGGCCGACGGACAATTCCGGTTGATCAGCACCCTGGCGCAACTCGCCGCGCACACCGATGCGATCGATTGGCGTGTCAACTGCGGCAATTTGTCGTCGGCCCTGCCGCTGTGGGCGCTGGACATGGGCTGGCTCAACCCCGATGCCGATGGCCTGTGTCGGATTCGCATACGCAACACCAACACCGGCGTGATCAGCGACGCCAGCATGAGCATGGAGGCGGACCAGCGGTTGCGAAGCGCCGCCATTCCAGGCGTCGAAGGGCTTTGGCCGGAAGTCCACCTGTATTTGAACCATCCGGTCGGAGCCAAGACGGGACAGCTGCTGCCGACAGGCTCGGCACGCGATGTCATCGATGGCGTCGAAGTCAGCTGCGTCGACGTGGCGGTGCCGATGGTGCTGATCCGCGCGGCCGATCTGGGCAAGACGGCGCAGGAGTCCCCGGCCGACTTGCAGTCCGATCCGGACTTCATGGCGGCTTTACGCCGTCTGTGGGTGAAGGCGGCCTTGAAGATGCGCTTGCGCGACGCATCCGGCCGCCTGCTGGACGAACGGGAGCTTGCCCTCAGCGAAACCCTGCCCAAAGTCGCCATTCTGGCCCCCGGCCACGGAGAGGCCAGGCTGTGCGTGCGCTATTTCACGCCGCAGCAGGCCCATGCGTCGCTGGCGGTGTCCGGCGCCTGCTGCATCGCCTCCGCCTGCCTGGTGCCCGGCACCATTGCGCATGAACTCGCGGCGATGGAACTGCCGGCGCAAAACGACGATTTCCGCACCGAGATCGCGCTGGCCAACCCAGCGGGCTTGCTGCGCGCGCGGGTGGAGGCCGAAATGGACGGCATGCGCATCGACATTCTCCGCGTCGCCTACCAGCGCAACACCCAGATCCTGCAGCGCGGTCATGTGCCGTTGTACCGCGCATCCGCAGCCTTGGCCGCGGCGCTGGCACGCATCCAATGA
- a CDS encoding TcdA/TcdB catalytic glycosyltransferase domain-containing protein, with product MVWVGSKPGSSQQQYLREWSDKNPDSTVNLWVDSKQFGAYAANKEVREQVNALFPDAKQYQQEKLFRGLFSQVKTTLQQPDTALNRAAQKQALGELNKELGAKGNQALSQALLPDGGKVTPENAAKVLQVFQQQTHGNDDKFLQADRLILDQTVKAWDRCAEDCPRDTDALQTLREQFADRGNIRIRDLSDPSDLQLKNRDAYQHEIVGRNGAYPAASDIARYEILHTYGGVYADIDLECTQALSGALHAHPDLMLVGLAEGKREASGSSTPYFANALLASHPGSQMLADFIDKIGNDYQGMRGNQFVGDRYFSRPNKSTIEGTGPNALRGQVDAVVHQGEPERMRNDPQSLAERIWDRSQAQNQDFWTAMESHFKFPDGYVNFETEEQQQSATKDMA from the coding sequence ATGGTCTGGGTCGGCTCCAAACCGGGATCCAGCCAGCAGCAATACCTGCGCGAATGGTCCGATAAAAACCCGGACAGCACGGTCAATCTCTGGGTGGATTCCAAACAATTCGGCGCTTACGCGGCAAACAAGGAAGTCAGGGAGCAGGTCAACGCGCTATTCCCGGACGCCAAGCAGTACCAGCAGGAAAAACTGTTCCGCGGCCTGTTCAGCCAGGTAAAGACCACCTTGCAACAGCCGGACACCGCGCTGAACCGCGCCGCGCAGAAACAGGCGCTGGGCGAGCTGAACAAGGAACTGGGCGCCAAAGGCAACCAGGCCCTGTCTCAGGCGCTGCTGCCCGACGGCGGCAAAGTCACGCCGGAGAACGCGGCCAAGGTCCTGCAGGTTTTCCAGCAACAGACGCACGGCAACGACGACAAGTTTCTGCAGGCCGACCGGCTGATACTGGACCAAACCGTCAAGGCCTGGGACCGCTGCGCCGAAGACTGCCCGCGCGATACCGACGCGCTGCAGACGCTGCGCGAGCAGTTCGCCGACCGCGGCAATATCCGCATCCGCGACCTGAGCGATCCCAGCGATCTCCAGCTGAAAAACCGCGACGCCTACCAGCATGAAATCGTCGGCCGCAACGGCGCCTACCCGGCCGCCTCCGACATCGCCCGCTACGAAATCCTGCATACCTACGGCGGCGTCTACGCCGACATCGACCTGGAATGCACTCAAGCGCTGAGCGGCGCCCTACACGCGCATCCGGACCTGATGCTGGTCGGTCTGGCCGAAGGCAAGCGCGAAGCCAGCGGCAGCTCGACGCCGTACTTCGCCAACGCCTTGCTGGCCAGCCATCCCGGCAGCCAGATGCTGGCCGACTTCATAGACAAGATAGGCAACGACTACCAGGGCATGCGCGGCAACCAGTTTGTCGGCGACCGCTATTTCAGCCGCCCCAACAAGAGCACCATCGAAGGCACCGGCCCCAACGCGCTGCGCGGCCAGGTGGACGCCGTGGTGCATCAGGGCGAGCCGGAGCGGATGCGCAATGACCCGCAATCGCTGGCGGAACGGATCTGGGACCGCTCGCAAGCGCAGAACCAGGACTTCTGGACCGCGATGGAATCCCACTTCAAGTTCCCGGACGGCTACGTCAACTTCGAAACCGAGGAACAGCAGCAAAGCGCGACCAAGGACATGGCCTAA